TAATGAACAAATTCATAAAAAAGATAATCGCCTTTTCACTAAAGAACAGGCTATTCATATTCCTCACCACCCTCATATTAATTGTATGGGGCGGACTGGCATTTAAAAGTATTCCCATCGAGGCATTCCCCGATGTTACGAATACGCAGATAACTATTATTACCCAATGGGCCGGCCGTAGCGCCGAAGAGGTGGAGAAATTTGTGACCATCCCTATTGAAGTGGCGATGAACCCGGTTCAGAAAAAATCCTCGGTTCGCTCTACAACGGTGTTTGGCCTGAGTGTGGTAAAAGTAATTTTCGATGACAATGTAGAGGACGCCTTTGCACGGCAACAGGTAAACAACATGCTGCGCGATGTGGAACTACCCGAAGGCGCCGATCCCGATATTCAGCCACCAACCGGCCCTACCGGTGAGATCTTCCGTTATACCCTGCAAAGCACTACCAAACCCATCAAGGACCTGAAAACCCTGCAGGACTGGGTGATAGAACGCCAGCTGTTAGGGGTGCCAGGCGTGGGTGACGTGGTAAGTTTTGGCGGTGAGGTAAAAACCTACGAGATAAAAGTAAACCCGCAAAAGCTGGCTTCTTATAATATTACGCCGCTGGAAGTGTATACCGCAGCTTCAAAAAGCAACATCAACGTGGGTGGCGATGTGATCGTTGATAACTCGCAATCCTATGTGGTACGTGGTATTGGGTTGATCAACAGCGTGGAAGAGATTGGTAACATCATCGTTGACAATATCAATGGTACGCCCATTTTGGTAAAGGATGTGGCCGATGTACAAATCAGCGCCCTGCCCCGCCTGGGCCAGGTGGGCCGCGATAAACAGAATGATGTGGTGGAAGGCATCATCGTAATGCGTAAGGGCGAGAACCCCGGTGAGGTGATAAAAAGGGTACAGGCAAAGATCAATTACCTGAACGAAAAAGTACTGCCTTCCGATGTTAAGATAAACACCTTTTACAACCGGGACGACCTCATTCATTTTGCCACGCACACCGTGCTGCACAATATGCTGGAAGGGATCATCTTCGTTACGGTGATCGTATTCCTGTTTATGGCCGACTGGCGCACTACGGTTATTGTGGCCATCGTAATTCCGCTGGCCCTGCTGTTTGCCTTTATTTGTTTAACCTTACGCGGCATGAGCGCCAACCTGCTTTCCATGGGCGCCATCGACTTCGGGATTATCATAGACGGGGCCGTGGTAATGGTGGAAGGGATCTTTGTGCTGCTGGACCATAAGGCGCACCAGATTGGGATGGAACGGTTCAACCGCCTCAGCAAACTGGGTATTATTAAAAATACCGGTGGCGAGCTGGGCAAGGCCATCTTCTTCTCCAAACTCATTATCATAGCCGGTTTACTGCCCATCTTCTCCTTTGAGAAAGTGGAAGGTAAAATGTTCTCTCCCCTGGCATGGACGCTCGGTTTTGCTTTATTGGGCGCCCTTATTTTAACGCTTACCCTGATACCACTTTTGAGTAGTATCCTGCTTCGCAAGAACGTGCGTGAAAAGCACAATGTGTTTGTTGAGTGGCTTACCAAGGGGGTGATGTGGCAGTTTAACTGGACCTATGCGCGCAAACGCCTCAGCATTTTAGCGGCGATTGCCATGGTTGCCGTGGGTTTGTTCTGTTTCAAATTCCTGGGTACCGAGTTCTTACCCGAACTGGATGAAGGCGCGATCTATATTCGTGCTACCTGTCCGCTCAGCGTATCGCTGAACGAGAGCCGCGATATTGCCAACAAGATGCGGAAAATGATCCTGACCTTCCCTGAAGTAAAACAGGTAATGTCGCAAACGGGCCGGCCAAACGATGGTACCGATGCCACCGGTTTTTATAACGTGGAATTCCATGTTGATATTTATCCCAAGGCAGAATGGAAAAGCGGTATCACCAAAGAGCAGCTGGTTGATAAAATGCAGCACATGCTGTCCGTATTCCCGGGCATTGACCTGAACTTCTCGCAGCCGATCATGGATAACGTGGAAGAAGCGGTGTCGGGCGTAAAGGGTTCGCTGTGCGTAAAAATATATGGAGATACCCTGGCCTATACCGAGAAGAAAGCCTTTGAGGTATTTAATGTAATGAAGAACGTGAAAGGCGTGGAAGACCTGGGTATCATTCGCAATATCGGGCAGCCCGAACTGCGGATAGATCTTGACCAAAGCAAGATGGCGTTGTATGGCGTTACCACGGCCGATGCCAATGCCACCATTGAAATGGCCATTGGCGGTAAAGCCGTATCGCAGATCTATGAGGGCGAGAAGAAATTCCAGCTTCGCCTGCGGTACCAGGAAAATTACCGGAACAATGCCGAAGCCATCAGCAACCTGCTGATACCCACCATCCGCGGCTCGCAGGTGCCGGTGAAGAACATCGCCACCCTGCAACGGTTAACAGGGCCCAGCATCATTTTCCGCGATGATAACCGCCGTTACAGCGCCATCAAGTTCAGCATACGTGGCCGCGACATGGGCAGCACCATTGCCGAAGCGCAAAGCAAGGTGGATAAAGCCGTTAAGC
The Niastella koreensis GR20-10 genome window above contains:
- a CDS encoding efflux RND transporter permease subunit, with the protein product MNKFIKKIIAFSLKNRLFIFLTTLILIVWGGLAFKSIPIEAFPDVTNTQITIITQWAGRSAEEVEKFVTIPIEVAMNPVQKKSSVRSTTVFGLSVVKVIFDDNVEDAFARQQVNNMLRDVELPEGADPDIQPPTGPTGEIFRYTLQSTTKPIKDLKTLQDWVIERQLLGVPGVGDVVSFGGEVKTYEIKVNPQKLASYNITPLEVYTAASKSNINVGGDVIVDNSQSYVVRGIGLINSVEEIGNIIVDNINGTPILVKDVADVQISALPRLGQVGRDKQNDVVEGIIVMRKGENPGEVIKRVQAKINYLNEKVLPSDVKINTFYNRDDLIHFATHTVLHNMLEGIIFVTVIVFLFMADWRTTVIVAIVIPLALLFAFICLTLRGMSANLLSMGAIDFGIIIDGAVVMVEGIFVLLDHKAHQIGMERFNRLSKLGIIKNTGGELGKAIFFSKLIIIAGLLPIFSFEKVEGKMFSPLAWTLGFALLGALILTLTLIPLLSSILLRKNVREKHNVFVEWLTKGVMWQFNWTYARKRLSILAAIAMVAVGLFCFKFLGTEFLPELDEGAIYIRATCPLSVSLNESRDIANKMRKMILTFPEVKQVMSQTGRPNDGTDATGFYNVEFHVDIYPKAEWKSGITKEQLVDKMQHMLSVFPGIDLNFSQPIMDNVEEAVSGVKGSLCVKIYGDTLAYTEKKAFEVFNVMKNVKGVEDLGIIRNIGQPELRIDLDQSKMALYGVTTADANATIEMAIGGKAVSQIYEGEKKFQLRLRYQENYRNNAEAISNLLIPTIRGSQVPVKNIATLQRLTGPSIIFRDDNRRYSAIKFSIRGRDMGSTIAEAQSKVDKAVKLNKGYEMIWAGDFENQQRATKRLTEVVPVSLLIIFLILFVMFGNVKDAGLVLINVPFAIIGGIAALLISGTNFSISAGIGFIALFGICIQNGVILISVFKNNLQKIKKHEFDSHSLEMAIKEGVKSRVRPVIMTALMAAIGLLPAAVSHGIGSETSKPLAIVVIGGLITATGLTLLIFPLFFYAGYRKLGQKMD